One stretch of Candidatus Eremiobacteraceae bacterium DNA includes these proteins:
- a CDS encoding IS3 family transposase (programmed frameshift) — protein sequence MPRHQATDTQIAAALREVEAGTPLVDVARRLGVHVNTMLRWRKKYGSLGVPEVRELRVLREENRKLKQLVADLSLDRQILQDVIGKKALKPARKRELVGSIQERYSISCRRACWLMRANRAMVYYRHRRLQLDEALTLKIKDIASRRVHYGYRRIAARLRMDGICANHKRVFRLYRLADLGLRRKRPRRRRCAVLRGARVVATRPNEVWSMDFIHDRLADGRAIRLLAIVDTHTRECVALEVRPRWTSSDVVEVLRGIVLERKPQRITCDNGSEFSALAMDRWAYYNAVQLDYSRPGKPTDNAFIESLNAMLRRELLNASYFESLDDARRAAAKWRQDYNAEHPHSSLGQRSPQSFALARMAELESQLITQPA from the exons ATGCCTCGTCACCAGGCCACCGATACGCAGATCGCCGCCGCGCTGCGCGAAGTCGAAGCCGGCACGCCGCTGGTCGACGTCGCGCGTCGTCTGGGCGTTCACGTCAACACGATGTTGCGCTGGCGCAAGAAGTACGGCAGCCTCGGCGTGCCCGAGGTGCGCGAGCTGCGGGTCTTGCGGGAAGAGAACCGCAAGCTCAAGCAACTGGTCGCCGATCTGAGTCTGGATCGCCAGATCCTGCAGGACGTGATCG GCAAAAAAGCTCTGAAGCCGGCGCGCAAGCGCGAGCTCGTCGGCTCGATTCAAGAGCGCTATTCGATCAGTTGCCGTCGTGCGTGTTGGCTCATGCGGGCGAATCGTGCCATGGTGTATTACCGGCATCGGCGTCTCCAGCTCGATGAAGCGCTGACGCTCAAGATCAAGGACATCGCGTCGCGACGAGTGCACTATGGGTACCGCCGCATCGCGGCGCGGCTGCGCATGGACGGAATCTGCGCAAATCATAAGCGGGTCTTCCGGCTCTATCGCTTGGCGGATCTGGGTTTGCGACGCAAGCGGCCACGACGGCGCCGGTGTGCGGTCCTTCGGGGCGCACGTGTCGTGGCAACCCGGCCGAACGAGGTCTGGAGCATGGATTTCATCCACGATCGGCTGGCTGACGGTCGCGCGATTCGGCTGTTGGCGATCGTCGATACGCATACGCGCGAGTGCGTGGCGCTGGAGGTGCGACCGCGCTGGACGAGCAGCGACGTCGTTGAGGTCCTCCGCGGTATCGTGCTCGAACGCAAGCCGCAACGGATCACCTGCGACAACGGCAGCGAGTTCTCCGCACTCGCGATGGACCGCTGGGCATACTACAACGCGGTGCAATTGGATTATTCGCGCCCAGGGAAGCCGACCGACAACGCGTTTATCGAATCGCTCAATGCGATGCTACGGCGCGAGCTACTCAACGCGAGCTACTTCGAATCACTCGACGACGCACGACGTGCTGCTGCGAAATGGCGGCAAGACTACAACGCCGAACACCCGCACTCATCGCTGGGTCAACGATCGCCGCAATCCTTTGCCCTGGCCCGGATGGCGGAGCTCGAAAGCCAGCTTATCACCCAACCCGCTTGA
- a CDS encoding ABC transporter ATP-binding protein: MTAAIAINRLTKTYGRAVAVRQLSLDVPFETIFALIGSNGAGKSTTLRCIVGLSTPTSGRILINNETLTPKTFERLAYVPDVPACYGWLTVRDHLDMTRGQFKAYDHGRAAALLDRFQLSPTKKVRALSKGQQTALSLVLAFCVRPSIIVLDEPMSGLDPGSQRHALDLMVAAAADGAAVLVSSHHVGQMERVAENVAILHSGLIVESGRVEDLLASHKIVEAIRGGEAEEAIRRVYTNGEDVHALRSQLEADGASIRILDVTLEDIYLHAVASDLSG, from the coding sequence ATGACAGCGGCGATCGCGATAAATCGACTCACAAAAACATATGGCCGCGCCGTCGCAGTCCGGCAACTGAGCCTGGACGTTCCATTCGAAACGATTTTCGCGCTCATCGGAAGCAACGGCGCCGGCAAGTCGACGACGCTTCGGTGTATTGTTGGACTTTCGACGCCAACCTCAGGTCGCATTCTCATCAATAATGAAACACTAACGCCCAAAACGTTTGAGCGGCTTGCATATGTGCCGGATGTGCCCGCATGCTACGGATGGCTTACCGTCAGAGACCACCTTGATATGACGCGTGGACAGTTCAAGGCATACGATCACGGGCGCGCCGCCGCTCTTCTCGATCGCTTTCAACTGTCACCTACGAAGAAAGTTCGAGCGCTGTCAAAAGGGCAGCAGACGGCTCTTAGTCTCGTTCTCGCCTTCTGCGTACGCCCGTCGATCATCGTACTCGACGAACCGATGAGCGGACTCGACCCAGGCTCGCAGCGTCACGCTCTAGACCTAATGGTGGCCGCGGCGGCGGACGGAGCCGCGGTCCTGGTGAGCTCTCATCACGTTGGCCAAATGGAGAGGGTCGCGGAAAACGTAGCCATCCTACATTCTGGGCTTATCGTGGAGTCCGGCCGGGTTGAAGATCTCCTCGCGAGCCATAAGATCGTCGAAGCAATCCGAGGCGGGGAAGCGGAAGAAGCGATCCGGCGCGTCTACACTAACGGCGAGGACGTACATGCCCTCCGCAGCCAGCTCGAAGCAGACGGCGCTAGCATTCGTATCTTGGACGTCACGCTTGAGGACATTTACCTGCACGCCGTTGCGAGTGACTTGAGCGGATAG
- a CDS encoding MarR family transcriptional regulator, protein MTPRERETQTTNRPCEDLKGLRDGIATHCKNFEADYESVNAIVTLKRTSAEFENFVTTYFKQYDLSPGRFNVLMSLFSSPNHTRSLSDLGDYLVVTRANITGLVDGLVDDGMLLRIDHPDDRRVVLAELTEKAVKFLDWFVPIHLRNIKRLTECFTSEEKRDFVALLDKLRGHMQQLAPEKMESKAQAS, encoded by the coding sequence ATGACCCCCCGCGAACGCGAGACCCAGACGACGAACCGGCCCTGCGAAGACCTCAAGGGACTACGGGACGGCATCGCCACTCACTGCAAGAACTTCGAGGCGGATTACGAGTCGGTTAACGCGATCGTCACGCTCAAGCGGACGTCGGCCGAGTTCGAGAACTTCGTCACGACGTATTTCAAACAATACGACCTCTCGCCGGGGCGCTTCAACGTCCTCATGTCGCTCTTCAGCTCACCGAACCACACGCGTTCGCTTTCCGATCTCGGCGACTATCTCGTCGTCACCCGTGCGAACATCACGGGCCTCGTCGACGGTCTCGTCGACGACGGCATGCTTCTGCGCATCGACCACCCGGACGACCGTCGAGTCGTGCTCGCCGAGCTCACAGAGAAGGCGGTCAAGTTCCTCGACTGGTTCGTACCGATCCACCTACGCAACATCAAACGTCTGACCGAGTGCTTCACGTCGGAAGAGAAGCGAGATTTCGTCGCCCTCCTCGACAAGCTTCGCGGTCACATGCAGCAACTCGCGCCGGAAAAGATGGAGTCGAAAGCCCAAGCGTCATGA